The sequence below is a genomic window from Halosolutus gelatinilyticus.
CGGCGGAGGAGAGCACCGACGATCCGGTTGCACGGGCGGATTACGACGAAGCGAGTAAGCTGACCGAGCGTATCAACGACGCCGCTAGAAACTCCGACGGCGAGAACGTCTCGGTCCGAATTACGAGTTCGTACCACGAAGGGTGGTATCGATATCTCGAGGACGAGATCGGGAGCCACGAGAACGCGACCGTGAGTTACAACGGGCCGAAAACCGTCGTGGTGAATATTACGAATATCAGAGAAGCCACCGATAACCCACAGCTTCTCATCGAAGAGGATCTCGGTCTGAAAGAGACTGCTGGAACCAGTGACCAACGTGTCGTGTTTGGTGACACACTACAATTTGAAGCAAGGCTGAATAATACGGGCAGCGGGACTGCTACCTCGCCAACGATGACCGTCTCGATCGATGACGGGGCGGTCGAAGAATCCGGCGGGGGGGCCGTACCCGGCTACAAAACGAAAGATCGGAAAGTCGAGATCGAGCGGGCTTCGTACGAAGACAAACTCGAGCCCGGGAATGCGTACGAATACATGATCACGACGAAAAACGGATCGAAACTCGATCAGCCGGGCGCGTTTTACATCGGCAGATCTGGGACGCACTTCAACGTAACCGACATCGAAACGGATCACGGCACCGAAAACGCAACGATACGCGCCGTCGTCCGAAATATCGGCGTTGAGAGCGGAGAGAAGGACGTAACCATCAGCTTCGACGACTTCGAGGCCAACGACACCAAAACGCTGAACCTCGAGTACGGGGCCACCGGAACGGTCGAGTGGACGGTAAACCGAAGCTCCCTGCCGCCAGGAGAGAACGGCTTCACAGTCGAAGCCGGCGACGATCCGAGCGGTCCCGACAGTACCGCAGACGGAACCGTCGAAGGGAAACTGAGCGGCGACGGGAACGCGTTCGCCGTCATTCAAGACAGGGGCGTCGGAAGCGGGCAGATCGTCGAAGACGACGGAACCACGTTCACCGTCACCGCCGAGGTCGCGAACACCTATCCCCACGAGATCGATCGGCCGCTCACGGTGACGATTCCGGAGGCGAACGTCAATCACACCGAATCGGTAACGGTAGCCGGCGACAGCCGTGAAACGGTCGCACTCGAGATCGATCCGGCCAACCACGACTTCGAGCACGGAACGGTCTACGAGTACGACATCGTGGCCGAGGGCGAGGGACTGAGCGAACCCGGATCGTTCTACTTCGGCAAGCCTGGAACGGCGTTCGAACTATCGAACGGGACCGCGACGGTCAACGACACCGTCACGATTAGCGTGGATCTGCACAACGTCGGTGTCGACGACGGTCAGCAGGAAGTCGGCCTCGAACTCGAGTACATGGACGAGATGCCCGACGAACTCGAGGACGAGGACCCCTACGGAGACCTCGGCAGCGACACCGTCGTCCGCTCGTTCGGCGAAAACGGGACGGTCTCGTTCGAACTCAATCAGAGTAATCTCCTCGATGGAGAGTACACGGCGACGATACGGACGGAAGACAACGAGATGACAATCCCGTTCAACGTTACCGCAGGCGTCGATCCCGGACGAGTCGGACTTGGAGACATCGAAGACGCGGAAGTCTCCGTCGAGGTCCTCGGCACGCAGGTCTCCGGCGACGGGTGGATGGGCAGGTGGTGGGATAGAACACGCGTTCACAACCTTGCTCCGATGACGCTCGATATCGTGACCAACGGAGAAACGGAACACTCCTTCGATAATCCGGAGAACGGTGACAATATCAATATTGGACCGACCTGGCAAGACAAAACCGACGACAGCTATACGTACAACTTTACGATAGAGGACGAGACGGAACTCACGCTGCGGAATACGAGATACCGGACGTGTCAGGCTGAAACGACCGACCCGAACGCGCTCCCTCACTACAACGGTCCGGCTGACCGCGACTTCACGTGGTGTACCGACGCACCCCAATCCATCGAGTTCGGACCGATCGACGCTTCGCAGGGTCAGAAACTCCAGAACGTCAGGGTCAGAAGCGCTGAAAACAACACGATTCCAGCGCTTCCCGCGGGGACGGATCAGCAGCTAAGCGCCACGGAAGTCCTCGAGCGACGAGGGCTCGTCGAAGAGGGGGACGATGAGCTCGATCTCGGTCCCGGCGAGTTCGTCTTCTTGTTCGAGAACACTGAGTCGACGGACGAGGACGGTATCAACGCGCTCTGGAACGACGCGATCGACGCCTACGATCGAAATCCCGACCGGACTCACGACCCGAACTTCAACGACCTGATCGTCTACGTCGAGGTCGAACGCGCCGGCGTCGATCCTGGACGGCCGAGTATCACGATCGATCCCGGCGCGGGCAACTCGACCGACGTCGCTTCCGGCGTGGGGAACGATCCCGGAAGCACCGGCCCCGTCGATCCCAGCTTCGATTCGGGAACCGTCGACGAAGGGGATGCACCGGACCTCGGAACCGGCGAATCCGATGCGAACAGCGGGACCAATTGGACCGGAGACACCGGCGTCAACGTGGACAACGATTACATCGTCGTCGGGTGACGCCTACCTGACGCCGTCAGATCGTATTTACGCGCAGCGGTAGACGGAACCGTGTCGGCGGCGAACGATCGTATCGAACCCGAACCCCTTTTCACCACCGATCTCGGAGTTACGCTCATGTCGACCGAAACGATCAGCGACCGACGCGAGCACATTCGCTCGATCAGCGTGACGGCAGTCGCCGCGCTGATCGGCGTCGGCGCGGCCCTCGTCTCCGCGATCTGGATCGGGGTCTCCAGCAACGCGGCGGAGGATACGCGGGCGCTGCTGCTCATCGCGGGTGCGATCCTCGTGCAGTTTCCGGTGCTCAGCGCCTCGGGAATCTACGACGAAGACGAGATCGGGCCGAAACACTACCTCTTCGTCACGTTCATGACGTTCTCGATGTGGTTCATCACGTGGGGAATCCTGCTCACCGCGGGGGCCAACTGAGATGGCCGACGACAGTATCGCCGTCGTAGACCTCGATCGGTGCCAGCCCGATCGCTGTAGCTACGAGTGTAAGAACTACTGCCCGCCCAACCGGACGGGCAAGGAGTGTATCACCCTGCGCGGCGAGGAGGCCGACCAGGGCCAACCGGATCAGGTCCACATCTCCGAGGAGATCTGTCTCGGCGAGACCTGCGGCATCTGCGTCGAGAAGTGTCCGTTCGACGCGATCGAGATCATCAACCTGCCCCAGGAACTGCAGGACGATCCGGCCCACCGCTACGGCGAGAACGCCTTCTCGCTGTACGGCCTGCCGGCGCCCCAGGAGGGGCAGGTTACCGGCATTCTGGGACCGAACGGGATCGGAAAGACGACCGCCGTCCGCATCCTCGCGGGCGAACTCGAACCCAACCTCGGCCGGTACGACGAGACCGTCGACTGGGACGACGTGCTCGAGGCCTACCGCGGGACGGAACTGCAGGACTACATCGCCGACGTCCGCGACGGCGATGTCACCGTCGCCCGAAAGCCCCAGTACGTCGATCAGATTCCGAACCAGTTCGACGGCAACACCCGCGAACTCCTAGAGCGAACCGACGAGCGCGACGTCTTAGACGACCTGGCCGAGCGGCTCTCGATCGAACCCGTCATGGAACAGTCGATCGACGACCTCTCCGGCGGGGAACTCCAGCGGGTCGCGATCGCGGCGACGCTCGCGCGGGATACGGACTTCTACTTCCTCGACGAGATCACGCCGTACCTGGACATCGGCCAACGAGTGACGGCGGCGCGGCTGATCCGCGAACTCGCCGAGGAGGAGGACAGGTCGATGCTCGTCGTCGAGCACGACCTGGCGATCCTCGACCTGCTCGCGGACACGCTTCACGTCGCCTACGGTGAGCCGGGCGCCTACGGTGTCATCACCGCGCCCAAGTCCGTCCGCAACGGGATCAACGAGTACCTCGCGGGCTACCTCGACAACGAGAACATGCGGATCCGCCCGGGCGCGATCGAGTTCCAGGAACACGCCCCGCGGAGCGCCAGCCACGGCGACACCCTCGTCGAGTACCCCGACCTCACCAAGAGCTACGGCGACGACGAGTTCGCCCTGGAGGTCGAGGGCGGCGAGATCCGCGAGAACGAGGTCCTCGGAATCGTCGGCCCGAACGGGATCGGGAAGTCGACGTTCGCGAAACTGCTGACGGGCAACCTCGAACCCGACGAGGGCGACGCCGATCTGGACCTCGAGATTTCGTACAAACCGCAGTACGTCACGATCGACCAGCACATGCGGGTCGACGCCTTCCTCTCCTCCATCACCGACCAGTTCGGCTCCTCGTACTGGAACACCGAGATCGCCCAGCCGCTGCAGCTAGAGCGGATCATGGAGCAGAACCTCTCCGATCTGTCGGGAGGTGAGCGCCAGCGGGTCGCGATCGCGGCCTGCCTCTCCGACTCGGCCGATCTGTACCTGCTCGACGAGCCCTCGGCCCACCTCGACGTCGAACAGCGGGTGCAGGCGACCAGCGCGATCCGGCGCTACGCCGAACAGCAGGACGCGACCGTCCTGGTCATCGACCACGACATTTACATGATCGACCTGCTCGCCGATCGGCTGATGGTCTTTGACGGCGAACCCGCCGTTCACGGCCGAGCGGGCCAACCCCAGCCCATGCGCGACGGCATGAACGAGTTCCTCGCGAACCTGAACGTCACCTTCCGCCGGGACGAGCGGACCTCCCGACCGCGGATCAACAAGCCCGACTCGCAACTCGACAAGCGACAGAAGGGCGAGGGCGAGTACTACTACGCGCCCTGACGACGGTCGTCTCGGTCTCGAACTGCGCGGATTCTCGACGAGTCAGTGCGCATCGTCGAGTCGCGCCAGCTGCTCGTCGGTCAAGTCGATCGACGCCGCGGCGACGTTCGCTTCGAGGTGCTCGAGGCTCGAGGTGCCCGGAATGGGAATCGTGACGTCCGAGCGTTCGAGTAACCACGCGAGCGCGATCTGGTACCGAGAGGCGTCGTGTGCGTCGGCGACTTCGTCGAGGGCCTCGCACCCGTCGAGGGCCGCCTTGTCGATCGGCGAGTAGGGAACGAACCCGATTCCGGCGTCCTCGCAGGCGGACAGGACGTCCTCTTGGTCGCGGTTGGCGATGTTGTAGTAGTTCTGGACGGTCGCGATCTCGGCGACGTCGCGAGCGCGTTCGAGTTGCTCGACGTCGACGTTGCTGAGGCCGACGTGGCGGACGAGCCCCTCGTCTTTCAATTCGGCGAGGGCGGTCACCGAGTCCTCGATGGGCACGTCGGGATCCGGCGTGTGGAGCTGGTAGAGGTCGATGACCTCGGTCTCGAGCCGAACGCGGCTGCGAAGCGCCGCGTTCTTCAGGTACGCCGGATCGCCGCTGACGGCGGTGCTCGCGTCCGGTTGTTTGAGGATGCCGCCTTTCGTCGCGACGACGATGTCGTCTCGGTCGACGTTGATCGTCCGACCGACGACGCACTCGCTCGAACCGTTACCGTACATGTCCGCGGTATCGACGAAATCGACGCCGAGATCGACCGCGCGTTCGAGGACGCGCTTCGCGCCGTCGACGTCGTCGGGCCAGTGCATATTGTTCGATCCACCGAGGCTCATCGCGCCGAACCCGAGTCTGCGGACGGTCAACTCGCCGCCGATTTCGAACGTTTCGCTCTCGTCGGATTCCATACGTGTTCTAGGTTCCGAAGTATTGCGGCGGTACCGATATATCCCTCCCTCGAAAGACGGCGGCCGGGTTTCCCTCAGCCGATCAGCCGCTGACAGCTTCCACAGAGGTTCTGCTCTTTGATATCGACCTCGCGGACCGTCGGGGAGAAGTTCATCACGCACCGGTTGTTGTCGCAGTGTTCGAGGCCGTAGGTGTGGCCGATCTCGTGGACGATCTCCTTGCGCACGCGATCCTCGAAGATTTCGCTCGCGCTCTTGGTCGAGAAGCCGCCGTCGCTTGAGGTCTGGAGTCGGTACGTCGAGACGACGCTGCCGCTGCCGTCGAGGTAGGCGAGCCCGAAGACGTAGTTCCGACGTCGGTAGAAGAGGTCGTGCGGGGTGATCGCGATGTTTTTCTCGCCGCGGCCGACGCGCTCGGCCAACTGGATGAACGTCTCCGCACAGTACTGATTCCGCCCGGAATCGTACGCGCCGTTCGGGACCGACTGCGACTCGTTGATCGTCACGTCGCAGTCGTAGACCGATCGCAACGCCGACGAGGCGGCCCGCTTGACCGCCGCGGGCACGTTGCCGACCGGTACGATATCGACGAGCATAGCAAGGGCTTAGGCCGCGGACAGCATAAACGTCCCGCCGTGTCCCACTCTCGCCGGGAATCCGAGACAATGTGCGATTACCTCGCCGACTACGATCGCGTCGTCGAGGTCGGCGTCGGCCGCCGGACCGAGCTCGCGGCGGCGCTCGTTCAACGGGGCATTGCCGTCACCGCGACGGACGTTCACGCGTTCGAGGTACCTGACGGCGTCCGGTTCGTCCGCGACGACGTCGTCGACCCCGACCCGTCGATCTACGCCGACGCCGGCGCGATCTACGCGCGGAACCTTCCGCCGGAACTCCACCGCCCCGCGCTCGACGTCGCCCGCGAGGCCGACGCCGACTTCCTGTTTACGACGCTCGGCGGCGACCAGCCCGCCGTGCCGGTCGAGCGGAGGACGATCCGGGACGGAACGCTGTACGTGGCCCGATCGGGGCCGCGCTGAAAGCGGCGCGATCGATCGGGATCGCTCGACGCCGGTCCGCGACGGAACGATTTATCGAGTTCCGGGACGGTTCGAGAACCAATGGCGTTCGAGTCCGAGACTGCGGTGTTCGCCGTCGTCGTCGCGTTCGCGATCGTCGCACTCGCGGTGTTCCTCCGCTGGTCCGGCTACCTGATCTGGCTGGCCGGCCGCCTGTTCGCGCTTCCGGGCGTCGTGATCCACGAGTTCGCCCACAAGTGCGCTTGCGATCTCGTCGGCGTTCCCGTCGTCGAGGTCGTCTACTTCCGGTTCGGCGATCCAGCGGGCTACGTTCGCCACGCCCGGCCCGAGCGCTACCGCGCGTCGTTCACAATCAGCGTCGCGCCGTTTCTCGTCAACACCGTCGTGTCGTTCTGGCTCTTTCTCGCCCTCGCCGCCCTCGTCTCGACGGTCGGCGATCTTCGAACGGCGCGCCCCTGGGTGCTCACAAGCGCGATCGCGCTGGGCTGGTTCGCCCTCTCGATCGGAATCGCGGCGGTTCCGAGCACGGGCGACGCGAATACCCTCTGGAACAGATCGCGATCGGAGTGGCGCCGATCGCCGATCGTCCTGCTCGGGATCCCCGTCGTGCTCGTGATCTACGTCGCCAACCTGCTGTCGTGGCTGTGGGCCGACGTCCTGTACGCGCTCGCGATCGGTTTGATCGCGTTTTATCTTTTCGGCCTCGCGCCAATTTGAGCCGCGATCGTTTCGAAAGGTTGGGTTCGGAAAGGGAGCGGACTCGTCCGCTGAAAGCACTACGAAAGCCCCTGGCGCTATCCGGTCGAGGAGCTCGCTGCGCGCTTCCCTCACTTCGTTCGGTCAGTGCTTACGTCGCCCGTCTTCCCGGATAGCGCCAGCCCCTTTCAGTCCCACCCACGGTGGCAGCCCGCCCAGCCGACACGGGCGGGACTGAAAGGGGCTGGCACGCTCGATGACACCGCGTGATCGAATCCCGCCCTCTCGAATCGAATCCGATCGCCTTTATCCGCGGCGAGCCCAGAGAGCGAGTATGAACGCAGACGCCGTCGTGTTAGACGTCGACGGCGTGCTCGTCGACGTCGCCGACTCCTACCGCCGGGCGATCGTCGACTCGATCGAGCACGTCTACGAGCGGACGATCCGAAAGCCCGACATCCAGCGGTTCAAGGACGCCGGCGGATTCAACAACGACTGGGAACTCACCTATGCGGCCGCCCTCTACGTCCTCGCGACCGAGGAGGGGTACCGCGATTCGATCGCCGGCTTCACCGATCGGATCGCCGCCGAGGGCGGCGGGCTGGAGGCCGCCGAGACCGTCGTTCGCGACGCGATCGGCGCACGGGCGACCCAGCGCGTGACCGATCGTTGGGATCCCAATCGACTCCGTGACGTCTTCCAGCAGCTGTACCTCGGCGCGGACCTCTACCGCGGGATCGAGAGCGGCGAGCCCGACCTCGAAACGCGCGGGTTCATCCACGACGAACCCGTCGTGCTGGAGAGCGAGGCCCGCGATGCGCTCCTCGGGGACTACGACGTCGGCATCCTGACCGGCCGCCCGGAGGCCGAAGCGGAGATCGCCCTCGATCGGGTCGGCCTGGACGACGAGATCCCCGTCGAGTACCGGTTCACGATGGACGACTGGGAGGAGGGCAAACCGCACCCCCGCGCGCTGGTGACCCTCGCGGAGCGCTTCGACGCCGACGCCGTGGCGTTCGTCGGGGATACGCTGGACGATATTCGGACGGCGGTCAACGCTACCGAGGCGGACCCCGATCGGGACTACCACGGGATCGGCGTGCTCACCGGCGGGCTGACCGGTGAGGAGGGCCGCCGAAAGTACGAGGACGAAGGTGCGTCGGCGGTCGTCGACTCGGTCAACGACGTTCCCGGCCTGCTCGAGGAGTGAGCGGCGGGGCGCGATCGGCGCACGACGGGCGCTCATCACCGGGAAAATCGCGTGATCGAAACCCACACGTCAAATCAAGCCAGTAGTGTCCGTATGACACGAACTGTCGACGACCTTCGGAACGACATCCGCGAGGCCGTGGGGAGATACGAACGGATCGAATCGACCACCTTCACCAAGGAAGCCCTCGCCGCGATCTGTGACGCCGTGAACTACGACATCGAGACGAATCCGTTGCCACCCAAATCGCAGATGCGATCGGGTATTCTCCGGAAAATCGACGTACTGGAGGAAGACGACCCGGACCGCGCCGAACGCCCGTTCCGGAAGGCGGACCTCGAATCGATCGCGGCGGCGCTGGACGCCGAGTAGCGACTGGTCCCGTGCTCGCCCGTGACCGCCGAGTGACCGGTCCGCGGGAGGTCGCAACGGACATCCGTCAGTATCGGCCCCCTCGTTTTTTCGCCGTCGCCGGTGTAGCGTGGCGAACCGATGCGCGAGGGCTTCTCCCGCGACGACCTCCCCGGCGAGCCGACCTCGCCGTGGCTCGCGACCACCCGCGACGACGACCCGCCCGCGAACCGACTCGAAGCCGATCGCACGGTCGACGTCTGCGTGATCGGCGCCGGGATCGCCGGCCTCTCGACGGCGATCAACCTGCGCGATCGCGGCCGATCGGTCGCGGTGCTCGAGCGCGACCGGGTCGCGACGGGCGTGACGGGTAAATCGACTGCGAAGCTGACCAGCCAACACGGGCTCATCTACGATCACTTGCGTCGGGAGTTCGGTCGTCGACAGGCCCGACAGTACGCGGCGGTACAGGAGGAGTCGATCGATGAGGTCGAGCGGCGGATCGCGGCGGCCGAAATCGACTGCGGCTTCGAGCGCCAGCCCTCGTACCTCTACGGCGACAGCCCCGGCGCGATCGAACGCGAGGCCGACGCCGCGCGTGGCGCCGGAATCGACGCCAGGTACGTCACTTCGGTGCCGCCGTTCGAGCGGGCGGCCGCGGCCGTCCGGTTCGACGAGCAGGCGTGGTTCGACCCGCGATCGTACCTGCTTGGAATTGCCGACGAACTCCGAGCGGACGACGACGCCGGACTGTTCGAGGAGACCCGCGTCACGGACGTCGAGCCCGGAACGCCACCCCGCGTCAAGACCGAGGCGGCGACGGTGACGGCACGCCGCGTCGTCGTCGCGACCGGCTTCCCGATCCTCGATCGGGCGGGCTACTTCGCCCGGATGTACCCGAAGCGCTCCTACGTGCTGGGAATCCGCCTCGACGGGAAGCCGCCCGAGGGGATGTACTACCGGCCCGGCGACCCCTACCGATCGGTCCGGACCCACCGCGGCGAGGAGACGCTCCTGCTGGTCGGCGGCGAGAATCACAAGACCGGCCAGGGTGGATCGACCGCCGATCGCTATCGGCGCCTCGCCCGCTGGGCGCGCGATCGGTTCCCCGTCGACGAGATCGCCTACCGATGGTCGACCCAGGACTACCGACCGGCCGACAAGGTCCCCTTCGTCGGTCGCGCCGGCGCGGGCGCCGAGAACGTCCTCGTCGCGACCGGCTTCCGCGGCTGGGGGATGACCAACGGCGTCGCCGCCGGCCGACTGCTCGCCGCCAGGATCGCCGGCGAGGAGCACCCGGCGCTCGACCTGTTCGATCCGCTCCGGCTGACGCCGAAGGCGTCGTTCCGCGAGGCCGCCGTCGAGAACGCCGACGCCGCGAGCGAGTTCGTTACCGACTGGGCGCGCACGCTGCTCTCGGCCGATCGATCGACGCTCGACCACGGCGAGGGGCGAATCGTTCGCAGCGGCGGCAAACCGATCGCCTGCGCCCGCGACGAGGACGGCGACCTCCACGCCGTCTCGGCCGTCTGCACCCACATGTACTGTCTCGTGGAGTGGAACGACGCTGAGGGCAGTTGGGATTGTCCCTGCCACGGCTCGCGGTTCGATCCCGACGGAACGGTGCTGGAGGGACCGGCGAACGAGGAGCTGCCGAATCGAAGCCGAGCATCGAACCGAGAGTCGAACCGGGATTCGGACTGACGGACGGTTCGACCCGGTGATCAACGGATGATCCGAGCCGGCGACTGACGTGCGACCCGAGCCGGAAATTCACGGTGGCCCGAGCCGGCGACCGACGAGAATTCGATCGCCGAGCGGACAACAGAACGACTATCTGACAGCGGACCGAACGGTGCGTCGATGCCGGAATCCCTCCAGTCGGTCGTCGGAACGGCCGTCGCCGACCTCTCCCGATCGATCGGCGCGCTCGTCGGGCTCGCGTGGACGTGTTTCGTGGTCGTCGGGATTCTCGGTCGAGTCGCGCCGCTCCCGGCGGCGGAGGGGCCGCTCCTCGGCGGGCTGTTCGCCGTCGCGCTCCTGCTGGTCGCCGCCATCGGCGCCGAGTGGCTCGTCCACGGCGGCTACGAGCGACTCGGCGCGGATCCCGCCGGGGGCTGGACGTTCGTGTGGCTGGCCGTTCTCTTCGTGCCGCTCGCGTTCCTGCCGCTGCGGATCGCGGTCGGGTTCCTCGTCGGCGGCGGATCCGGACTCAACGGCCTCTTTCTCGTCCCGACGACGCTCCTCGCGGGCTGGCTGGCGTTCTACGGCGGCCTCGATCGACTCGGACTCGCGGCGGACGACTTCCTTCGCGTGTTCGTCTACGCCGTCGCGATGGGGGCGCTCCCCGTCGCGGCCGCGGTCTTGCTCGACGTCGCCTGGCTGACCGACGATCGCGTCGCGGCGGCCGTCGCGACGGGCGTCCAGGTCGCCGCCTGCTGGCTCGGCTTCACGAGGACCGTTCCCTGACCGGCGTCGGGGCCGGACGACTCGTCCCGGATCGTCCCCCGACTGCACGCGGACCGGCTACGACTCGCTCAGGATCGCCCCCAGCCCGGGATGGTCGACGATGATCCCGTCGACGCCCCGCGCCGCGAGCTGGTCGAACTGCAGCCACGTCTCGATCGTCCAGACGTTCACGGTCCGGCCCTCGTCGCGGGCGTGTTCGACGACATCTATCGCGGGCTCGTCGGCGGGCATCCCCGCGTAGTCGGTCCGCGCGAGCGGCGTCCCGGCGATCGCGTTTCGCGGCGGGTGGATCGCCTCGCAGTCGTAGCGGCGGGCGATCTCGAAGCCGGTCTCGAGGTCGTCCCAGACGAGCGCCGCGGCGACGTACTCGGGCGCGACGTCGCGGACGGCCGACAGCGCCCCCTCGTAGAACGACGAGAAGAGGATCTCGCCGTCGAACGCGTCGCACTCGGCGACGACGCGATCGACGAACGGCGTCCAGACCTCGCGCCGATCGTCGCGCTCGTCGGGGGAGAGCGACGTCGCGAATCGCAGATCGTCCGCGCCGGGGTTCTTCAGTTCGACGTTGACGCCGACCGCGTCGGGGACCGCCTCGAGCAGTTCGGCGAGCGTCGGGACGGTCTCGTCGGTGCCGAGCACCCGCGCGTCCTGTACCGTTTCGATGGCCGTCTCGCGAACCAGTCCTGAGGCGTCGGTGAGCGGGCGCCCGTCGCGAGCCCCGTCGAGGCGCTCGTCGTGGATCACCACCGGCGTCCCGCAAGCCGCTGGCTGGACGTCGATCTCGATCATCGCGGTCTCGTCGCGTTCCGCGGCGCGAACGGCCGCGGCGACGGTGTTTTCGGGAGCGGCGCCGGCGTAGCCCCGGTGGGCGATGACGGAGGGACGGGTCATACCGGGACGACGCGAGCGATCGTAAAGGAGCCTGCGGCGTCGGCGGTTTGAGCCGGCGATCGACGGGACGAGTCAGGCGAGGCGAGTGAGTCTGGAGTCGCTGATCGGATCACGGAAGCGACCGCCGGTCGCCCGCGTGGCGACTCCCGGGTCCCGTTTCAACACCCTCCCCGTCCAAGGGACGGACGTGACCAGAACCACGCTCGAAGACGTCGAACGGAGTCTCGATCGCGCGGCCGATCTCGACGCCGAGGAGGCGGTGTCCGTGCTGCGGACGGCCCGCGAGGACCTGCGGGCGCTCGGGAACGATCCCGACGTCGACGAAAAGCGCCGCGAGGAACTCGAAGAGCGCCTCCGACAGCGCATCCGCGAGGTCGAGAATCGTGACGCCTACGACAGCGGGCTCGGCGCGGCGATGAACCCGGACGAGGACGACGCACCGTAGCCCGGGTTCCCGATATCGGCGGTCGCCGCTCAGTTTCACGATCGCCAACAGTTTGATTTCGTAGAACTGTTCGCAGGGAGATCCTACCGATTTCGGGGCCGAACGAGGGCGAGTCGAGCCGTTCGAAACGGCGAATTTCACGCGTAACAGTGGATTTCCTTTTTGGTATCCACGGGGGAGGAGCATCCCGATGTACGGACCAACGCGACGTCGACTGCTGACAAGCGTTCCGATCGCATCCGTCCTCCTGCCGGCGGGAGCCGGCTTCGGAGGAGCGGACCCCGATCGAGGCGGGGACGAGGCGGCGCAGATGAAGTCGCGCGAAGACGAGTCCGAACTCGATGTGACGATCGTCGAGACCACCGCTCCCGTCAGCGCGGGGGAGTACCTCGAGGTGACGGCCACCGTCGAGAACACCGGGACGAGCGACGTCCGGACCGACGTCGAACTGCTCGTCGGGGACGATCGCGAACTCGTCGCGCGAATGACGACGACGATCGAGGCGGGAGAGACGAAGCGAATCACCCACGGGTACGACACGTACCCGGTCAGCCGAGACGCCGAGTGCCCGGTGCG
It includes:
- a CDS encoding DUF7289 family protein, which encodes MVGIGVALVFTAGSAMIDSLESGANHERVQLYVDETDHRLQTAASTGQEQELPIDGIPESQVSIIDDGEIEVTWYGGDNNASAGGTLGALEFELEDRTIAHQGGGIWEDTGDEVLIESEPQIEYDGDSLQLTILQINESAEESTDDPVARADYDEASKLTERINDAARNSDGENVSVRITSSYHEGWYRYLEDEIGSHENATVSYNGPKTVVVNITNIREATDNPQLLIEEDLGLKETAGTSDQRVVFGDTLQFEARLNNTGSGTATSPTMTVSIDDGAVEESGGGAVPGYKTKDRKVEIERASYEDKLEPGNAYEYMITTKNGSKLDQPGAFYIGRSGTHFNVTDIETDHGTENATIRAVVRNIGVESGEKDVTISFDDFEANDTKTLNLEYGATGTVEWTVNRSSLPPGENGFTVEAGDDPSGPDSTADGTVEGKLSGDGNAFAVIQDRGVGSGQIVEDDGTTFTVTAEVANTYPHEIDRPLTVTIPEANVNHTESVTVAGDSRETVALEIDPANHDFEHGTVYEYDIVAEGEGLSEPGSFYFGKPGTAFELSNGTATVNDTVTISVDLHNVGVDDGQQEVGLELEYMDEMPDELEDEDPYGDLGSDTVVRSFGENGTVSFELNQSNLLDGEYTATIRTEDNEMTIPFNVTAGVDPGRVGLGDIEDAEVSVEVLGTQVSGDGWMGRWWDRTRVHNLAPMTLDIVTNGETEHSFDNPENGDNINIGPTWQDKTDDSYTYNFTIEDETELTLRNTRYRTCQAETTDPNALPHYNGPADRDFTWCTDAPQSIEFGPIDASQGQKLQNVRVRSAENNTIPALPAGTDQQLSATEVLERRGLVEEGDDELDLGPGEFVFLFENTESTDEDGINALWNDAIDAYDRNPDRTHDPNFNDLIVYVEVERAGVDPGRPSITIDPGAGNSTDVASGVGNDPGSTGPVDPSFDSGTVDEGDAPDLGTGESDANSGTNWTGDTGVNVDNDYIVVG
- a CDS encoding metalloprotease family protein; its protein translation is MAFESETAVFAVVVAFAIVALAVFLRWSGYLIWLAGRLFALPGVVIHEFAHKCACDLVGVPVVEVVYFRFGDPAGYVRHARPERYRASFTISVAPFLVNTVVSFWLFLALAALVSTVGDLRTARPWVLTSAIALGWFALSIGIAAVPSTGDANTLWNRSRSEWRRSPIVLLGIPVVLVIYVANLLSWLWADVLYALAIGLIAFYLFGLAPI
- a CDS encoding UPF0146 family protein; this translates as MSHSRRESETMCDYLADYDRVVEVGVGRRTELAAALVQRGIAVTATDVHAFEVPDGVRFVRDDVVDPDPSIYADAGAIYARNLPPELHRPALDVAREADADFLFTTLGGDQPAVPVERRTIRDGTLYVARSGPR
- a CDS encoding archaemetzincin family Zn-dependent metalloprotease, encoding MLVDIVPVGNVPAAVKRAASSALRSVYDCDVTINESQSVPNGAYDSGRNQYCAETFIQLAERVGRGEKNIAITPHDLFYRRRNYVFGLAYLDGSGSVVSTYRLQTSSDGGFSTKSASEIFEDRVRKEIVHEIGHTYGLEHCDNNRCVMNFSPTVREVDIKEQNLCGSCQRLIG
- a CDS encoding aldo/keto reductase, translating into MESDESETFEIGGELTVRRLGFGAMSLGGSNNMHWPDDVDGAKRVLERAVDLGVDFVDTADMYGNGSSECVVGRTINVDRDDIVVATKGGILKQPDASTAVSGDPAYLKNAALRSRVRLETEVIDLYQLHTPDPDVPIEDSVTALAELKDEGLVRHVGLSNVDVEQLERARDVAEIATVQNYYNIANRDQEDVLSACEDAGIGFVPYSPIDKAALDGCEALDEVADAHDASRYQIALAWLLERSDVTIPIPGTSSLEHLEANVAAASIDLTDEQLARLDDAH
- a CDS encoding ribosome biogenesis/translation initiation ATPase RLI — protein: MADDSIAVVDLDRCQPDRCSYECKNYCPPNRTGKECITLRGEEADQGQPDQVHISEEICLGETCGICVEKCPFDAIEIINLPQELQDDPAHRYGENAFSLYGLPAPQEGQVTGILGPNGIGKTTAVRILAGELEPNLGRYDETVDWDDVLEAYRGTELQDYIADVRDGDVTVARKPQYVDQIPNQFDGNTRELLERTDERDVLDDLAERLSIEPVMEQSIDDLSGGELQRVAIAATLARDTDFYFLDEITPYLDIGQRVTAARLIRELAEEEDRSMLVVEHDLAILDLLADTLHVAYGEPGAYGVITAPKSVRNGINEYLAGYLDNENMRIRPGAIEFQEHAPRSASHGDTLVEYPDLTKSYGDDEFALEVEGGEIRENEVLGIVGPNGIGKSTFAKLLTGNLEPDEGDADLDLEISYKPQYVTIDQHMRVDAFLSSITDQFGSSYWNTEIAQPLQLERIMEQNLSDLSGGERQRVAIAACLSDSADLYLLDEPSAHLDVEQRVQATSAIRRYAEQQDATVLVIDHDIYMIDLLADRLMVFDGEPAVHGRAGQPQPMRDGMNEFLANLNVTFRRDERTSRPRINKPDSQLDKRQKGEGEYYYAP